A region of the Clostridia bacterium genome:
TTTTCTTTAATCATCTGTCTTAATAATGCATCCTGTAAATTAATCGGTTTTCCCATTTTTGTTCCTCCTTATCCTTTGTACAAACTGTCTCTGATTTTATTATACTACAAAATTTCTTACATTTCCATAGATTTTTGAAAGATTTCCAAGTTTTTTTCGTATTCCATAGGCAAAATAATCGTATTTTCCTCTCTCTTGAACCATGAAACCTGCCGTTTGGCATACCGACGGGTGCTTTGTTTAATATTTTCCTTTGCACATTCCAAATCGCAGTTTCCCCGGAAATACTCCAAAACCTCTTTATAGCCAATCCCTTGCATGGAGGTGAATCTTTCATCAATCCCTCTGTCATAAAGAGCTTTAACCTCATCTAAAAGCCCTGCTTCAAACATCAGGTCTACCCGAAGGTTAATACGCTCATAAAGCTTTTCCCTGTTTGATGGCATGATACAGAATTTATGTGCATCATATGGACTTTCCTTATCTTTTGAGCGTCGGATGTGTTCCGATTGCGGAATCCCCGTCGCCTTAAACACTTCTAAGGCACGCACAATGCGTTTGATGTCATTTAGATGCAGTCGCTCTGCACTTTCCGCATCCACTTTTCGAAGCTGTTCCATCAGCTTTTCGTTGCCGTTTTTTTCAGAAAAGGCAAGCAATTCCTTACGGTAGGTTTCATCCCGCACCTCCTCGGACAAGGAAATGTTTTGCACCACCGTGTCGATGTAAAGCCCTGTACCGCCTGCCAAAATGGGCGTTTTCCCCCGGGACACCACCTCCCGGATGCACTTGTGTGC
Encoded here:
- the miaA gene encoding tRNA (adenosine(37)-N6)-dimethylallyltransferase MiaA, producing the protein MEKMPLVVLFGPTASGKTSLAVQMAKRIDGEVVTADSMQVYKHMNIGTAKPTIDEMEGVPHHLIDIVEPDENYSLSQYAEAAHKCIREVVSRGKTPILAGGTGLYIDTVVQNISLSEEVRDETYRKELLAFSEKNGNEKLMEQLRKVDAESAERLHLNDIKRIVRALEVFKATGIPQSEHIRRSKDKESPYDAHKFCIMPSNREKLYERINLRVDLMFEAGLLDEVKALYDRGIDERFTSMQGIGYKEVLEYFRGNCDLECAKENIKQSTRRYAKRQVSWFKREENTIILPMEYEKNLEIFQKSMEM